From the Accumulibacter sp. genome, one window contains:
- a CDS encoding glutamate synthase subunit beta, whose translation MGKPTGFIEYQRLAEASEPVAARLKHYREFVLALTDEQASLQGARCMDCGIPFCNSGCPVNNIIPDWNDLVYRGYWQQALAVLHSTNNFPEFTGRICPAPCEAACTLNINTDPVGIKSIEHAIADKGWQQGWIVPQPPTQKTGRKVAIVGSGPAGLAAAQQLARVGHAVVVYEKSDRIGGLLRYGIPDFKLEKSHIDRRVEQMRAEGVEFRVEQEVGGSGPGAVPGAQLLAEFDALIVAGGAESPRDLPVPGRELDGVHFAMEFLPQQNRVNAGDRPSQQITATGKRVVVIGGGDTGSDCVGTSNRQGALSVTQFEVMPQPPAQEDKALTWPYWPMKLRTSSSHEEGCARDFAVSTTQFIGEGGKLKALRVARVDWSGGRMSEIPGSETEIAADLVLLAMGFVSPVRQGLLEELAVELDARGNVRATTDGDGCYATSVPRVFAAGDMRRGQSLVVWAIREGRQCAREVDVFLMGRSDLPR comes from the coding sequence ATGGGCAAGCCGACAGGATTCATCGAGTACCAGCGTCTGGCGGAAGCGTCCGAGCCGGTTGCTGCACGCCTCAAGCACTACCGCGAGTTCGTCCTCGCGCTGACTGACGAGCAGGCCAGCCTGCAGGGGGCGCGCTGCATGGATTGCGGCATTCCGTTCTGCAACAGCGGATGTCCGGTGAACAACATCATTCCCGACTGGAACGATCTCGTGTACCGCGGCTACTGGCAGCAGGCGCTGGCGGTCCTGCATTCGACCAACAACTTCCCGGAATTCACCGGCCGCATCTGTCCAGCTCCGTGTGAAGCGGCTTGCACGCTGAACATCAACACGGATCCGGTGGGGATCAAGTCGATCGAGCATGCGATCGCCGACAAGGGTTGGCAACAAGGGTGGATCGTGCCGCAGCCGCCGACGCAGAAGACCGGCCGGAAGGTTGCCATCGTCGGTTCCGGACCGGCAGGCCTGGCTGCCGCACAGCAACTTGCACGCGTCGGCCATGCCGTCGTCGTGTATGAGAAGAGCGACCGCATTGGCGGCCTGCTGCGCTACGGCATCCCCGACTTCAAGCTGGAAAAGTCGCACATTGACCGCCGCGTCGAACAGATGCGCGCCGAAGGCGTCGAGTTCCGTGTCGAACAGGAGGTTGGCGGTAGCGGGCCGGGCGCAGTCCCGGGTGCCCAGCTGCTGGCCGAATTCGATGCCCTGATCGTCGCCGGTGGCGCTGAGTCGCCGCGAGATTTGCCGGTACCCGGGCGCGAGCTCGATGGCGTGCACTTCGCGATGGAGTTCCTGCCGCAGCAGAACCGGGTGAACGCCGGCGACCGCCCCAGCCAGCAGATCACCGCCACCGGCAAGCGAGTGGTCGTCATCGGCGGCGGCGATACCGGATCGGACTGCGTCGGTACGAGCAACCGTCAGGGTGCCCTGTCGGTCACCCAGTTCGAAGTGATGCCGCAGCCGCCGGCGCAGGAGGACAAGGCACTGACCTGGCCTTACTGGCCGATGAAGCTGCGTACGTCGTCATCGCACGAGGAGGGCTGCGCCCGCGACTTCGCCGTGTCGACCACGCAGTTCATTGGCGAGGGTGGCAAGCTCAAGGCGCTGCGCGTCGCTCGTGTCGACTGGAGCGGCGGGCGGATGAGCGAGATCCCCGGGAGCGAAACCGAGATTGCCGCCGACCTCGTCCTGCTTGCCATGGGCTTCGTATCGCCGGTACGGCAGGGGTTGCTGGAGGAACTGGCGGTCGAACTCGATGCGCGCGGCAACGTCCGCGCCACGACCGATGGCGACGGCTGCTACGCGACCAGTGTGCCTCGGGTGTTTGCCGCCGGCGACATGCGCCGTGGGCAGTCGCTGGTCGTCTGGGCGATTCGTGAGGGCCGGCAGTGCGCCCGCGAGGTCGATGTCTTCCTCATGGGGCGTTCGGACCTGCCGCGCTGA
- a CDS encoding 3'-5' exonuclease, producing the protein MNARLRLAISVIILFLLVTGPFLITAALVWADAQADERAALVRLIAPHLSLGTMMTAFGFFVGLLVIRYLFREYVQGLLKMAENLRLMLAANHNFRVTPEGPPEVRLLAVATNDLAQQRDGLMDDVAAQIAAAKSSVEEEKNRLAALMSELAQAVVVCNREGRILLYNSRARLQFRALALGTTAVAGGALIGLGRSIFSILERSQIDHALDVVRQRLHKGAATAIATFITAARGGQLLRVQLVPVLATDDAPQQREMTGYVLTVENITRSLEQESRRDQVLQSLTDGTRGSLANIRVAVGNLLDYPDIEPEIRDRFMGIISDEVVRMSQRLDRTMSEFADSLKTRWPLEEVQGLDLVVAAQRRIEQELQLATGNEEIDEAVWLRAESFSLVFSICFLAARLVHHHRIPELRFRLRPFGRLAYLDMIWADHAISLETFATWENETMHLGTESSLLSLRDVIDRHGGEIWYEREKASARSFFRFVLPVALPDSLQAQTAGDEPSVRPEYYDFDLFHFRDQSIDLDRRLSDLTYTVFDTETTGLEPAAGDEIIQIGAVRIVNGRLLRHENFDQLVDPQRFLRPEGVRIHGITDDMVRGQPQIDVVLPAFHDFCNETVLVAHNAAFDMRFLQLKEDSSGVVFRQPVLDTLLLSGVLHANQDSHQLDHIAERLGVVIAGRHNALGDACATAEVFLRMLPLLAQMGVVTLRQALEASEKSYFARVKY; encoded by the coding sequence ATGAACGCGCGCCTTCGCCTGGCCATCTCGGTCATCATCCTCTTCCTGCTGGTGACTGGCCCCTTCCTGATCACGGCAGCGCTGGTCTGGGCAGATGCCCAGGCGGACGAGCGCGCAGCGCTCGTCCGCCTGATCGCGCCGCACCTGTCGCTGGGTACGATGATGACCGCCTTTGGCTTCTTCGTCGGTCTCCTGGTGATTCGCTATCTCTTTCGCGAGTATGTCCAGGGTCTGCTGAAGATGGCCGAGAACCTGCGCCTGATGCTGGCGGCGAACCACAACTTCCGCGTCACCCCCGAAGGACCGCCGGAGGTCCGCCTGCTGGCGGTGGCGACGAACGATCTCGCGCAGCAGCGCGACGGTCTGATGGACGATGTCGCGGCACAGATTGCCGCCGCCAAGTCGTCGGTCGAGGAGGAAAAGAACCGGCTGGCGGCGCTGATGTCGGAACTGGCCCAGGCGGTCGTGGTGTGCAACCGCGAGGGACGGATCCTGCTCTACAACAGCCGGGCGCGACTGCAGTTCCGTGCACTCGCGCTCGGTACCACGGCAGTCGCCGGTGGCGCATTGATCGGGCTCGGCCGGTCGATCTTCTCGATCCTCGAACGCAGTCAGATCGACCACGCCCTCGACGTCGTCCGCCAGAGATTGCACAAGGGCGCGGCCACGGCAATCGCCACCTTCATCACCGCGGCACGTGGCGGGCAACTCCTGCGCGTACAGCTGGTACCCGTCCTGGCGACCGATGACGCGCCGCAGCAGCGCGAAATGACTGGCTACGTGCTGACGGTCGAGAACATCACCCGCAGCCTGGAACAGGAATCCCGCCGCGATCAGGTTCTGCAATCCCTGACCGACGGCACCCGTGGCAGCCTGGCCAACATCCGCGTCGCAGTGGGCAACCTGCTCGACTACCCCGACATCGAACCGGAGATCCGTGACCGCTTCATGGGCATCATCAGCGATGAGGTCGTCCGCATGAGCCAGCGTCTCGACCGGACGATGAGCGAGTTCGCCGATTCATTGAAGACACGCTGGCCGCTGGAAGAGGTCCAAGGACTCGATCTGGTCGTTGCCGCACAGCGTCGCATCGAGCAGGAACTGCAATTGGCGACCGGCAACGAGGAGATCGACGAGGCGGTCTGGCTGCGCGCCGAGAGCTTTTCGCTCGTTTTCTCGATCTGTTTCCTCGCTGCGAGGCTGGTCCATCATCATCGCATCCCTGAACTGCGTTTCCGACTGCGGCCTTTCGGCAGGCTGGCCTACCTGGACATGATCTGGGCCGACCACGCCATCTCGCTGGAAACCTTCGCGACCTGGGAAAACGAGACCATGCACCTCGGGACGGAGAGCTCCCTGCTGTCGCTGCGCGACGTGATCGACCGTCACGGCGGGGAAATCTGGTACGAACGCGAAAAGGCCAGCGCGCGCTCCTTCTTTCGCTTCGTGCTGCCGGTTGCCCTGCCCGACAGCCTGCAGGCGCAAACGGCCGGCGACGAGCCGAGCGTGCGCCCTGAGTACTATGATTTCGACCTCTTTCATTTCCGCGACCAGAGCATCGATCTCGACCGGCGGCTCAGCGACCTGACCTACACCGTCTTCGACACTGAAACCACCGGACTCGAACCAGCTGCCGGCGACGAGATCATCCAGATCGGCGCCGTGCGCATCGTCAATGGCCGTCTCCTGCGGCACGAGAACTTTGATCAGCTCGTTGACCCACAACGCTTCCTGCGGCCCGAAGGCGTCCGCATTCACGGCATCACCGACGACATGGTGCGCGGACAGCCGCAGATCGACGTCGTTCTGCCCGCTTTCCATGATTTCTGCAACGAGACCGTGCTCGTTGCCCACAACGCCGCTTTCGACATGCGCTTTCTGCAGTTGAAGGAGGATTCGTCGGGCGTGGTGTTCAGGCAGCCAGTCCTCGACACGTTGCTGCTTTCCGGCGTGCTGCACGCGAATCAGGACTCGCACCAGCTCGATCACATCGCCGAGCGACTGGGCGTGGTGATCGCCGGACGCCACAACGCGCTCGGCGACGCCTGTGCAACTGCCGAGGTGTTCCTCAGGATGCTGCCGCTGCTGGCGCAGATGGGAGTCGTCACCCTGCGGCAGGCGCTCGAGGCGTCGGAGAAGAGCTACTTCGCGCGCGTCAAGTACTGA
- the glmU gene encoding bifunctional UDP-N-acetylglucosamine diphosphorylase/glucosamine-1-phosphate N-acetyltransferase GlmU, which translates to MNIVILAAGQGKRMHSNLPKVLHPLAGKALVSHVIDTARSLAPQRICIVYGHGGEAVRAAITAPDLVWVLQEPQLGTGHALMQALPHLAAAGTTLVLYGDVPLTRVETLQRLLHAARDSLAVLTVELDDPAGYGRIVRDAAGDVARIVEQKDASPDERTIREINTGIMALPTARLAEWLGRLSNDNAQHEYYLTDIVGMAVTAGLPVRTAQPQSAAEVLGVNSKVQLAELERVAQRRIADQLLTQGVRLADPARIDVRGELVCGRDVFIDINCVFEGRVVLDEAVEVGPSCVLKNAHIGSGARLAAFSHIEDAIVGPDGVIGPFARLRPGTELGPGVHVGNFVELKNSRFAAQSKANHLAYVGDAVVGSRVNIGAGTITCNYDGANKFQTVIEDDAFIGSDTQLVAPVTVGRGATLGAGTTLTRDAPPDTLTISRARQTSISGWKRPQKIRK; encoded by the coding sequence ATGAACATCGTCATTCTCGCCGCCGGCCAGGGCAAGCGAATGCACTCCAATCTGCCAAAGGTCCTGCATCCTCTGGCTGGCAAGGCGCTCGTCTCGCACGTCATCGACACCGCACGCAGTCTTGCGCCACAGCGGATCTGCATCGTATACGGGCATGGTGGCGAGGCAGTGCGTGCCGCCATCACGGCGCCTGATCTGGTCTGGGTGCTGCAGGAACCACAGCTGGGGACCGGACACGCGCTGATGCAGGCGTTGCCGCATCTGGCGGCTGCCGGAACGACGCTGGTGCTCTATGGCGACGTGCCCCTGACCCGGGTGGAAACACTGCAGCGGCTGCTGCATGCGGCACGTGACTCGCTGGCAGTGCTCACCGTCGAACTGGACGATCCGGCCGGCTATGGCCGGATCGTCCGCGACGCTGCCGGCGACGTCGCGCGCATCGTCGAGCAGAAAGACGCCTCGCCCGACGAGCGCACGATCCGCGAGATCAATACCGGCATCATGGCCCTGCCGACAGCGCGTCTTGCCGAATGGCTCGGTCGCTTGTCGAACGACAACGCGCAGCACGAGTACTACCTGACCGACATCGTCGGCATGGCGGTTACCGCCGGACTGCCGGTGCGTACCGCCCAACCGCAGTCGGCAGCGGAGGTGCTCGGGGTGAACAGCAAGGTGCAGCTGGCCGAGCTCGAACGCGTCGCGCAGCGACGAATCGCTGATCAGTTGCTCACGCAGGGAGTCCGCCTGGCAGACCCGGCGCGGATCGACGTGCGCGGCGAGCTGGTCTGCGGCCGCGATGTCTTCATCGACATCAACTGCGTCTTCGAGGGCCGCGTGGTGCTGGACGAGGCAGTCGAAGTCGGGCCCTCCTGCGTGCTGAAGAACGCACACATCGGCTCCGGCGCGCGCCTCGCCGCATTCAGCCACATCGAGGACGCAATCGTCGGACCGGACGGGGTGATCGGGCCGTTCGCCCGCCTGCGCCCCGGAACCGAGCTCGGTCCGGGGGTGCATGTCGGCAATTTCGTCGAGCTGAAGAACAGCCGCTTCGCTGCGCAGTCGAAGGCCAACCATCTGGCCTACGTCGGCGATGCAGTCGTCGGCAGTCGCGTCAACATCGGTGCCGGAACCATCACCTGCAACTACGATGGCGCCAACAAGTTCCAGACGGTGATCGAAGACGACGCTTTCATCGGTTCCGACACGCAGTTGGTGGCGCCGGTAACCGTTGGTCGCGGCGCCACCCTCGGCGCCGGCACGACGCTGACCCGCGATGCCCCGCCGGATACTCTGACCATTTCACGTGCCCGGCAAACCTCAATATCGGGCTGGAAACGGCCGCAGAAAATCAGGAAGTGA
- the glmS gene encoding glutamine--fructose-6-phosphate transaminase (isomerizing) codes for MCGIVAAVADRNIVPVLLEGLRRLEYRGYDSAGLALIDDSGLRRLRAVGRVAELTAQVDETHAAGNTGIAHTRWATHGVPCERNAHPHISGGLAVVHNGIIENHESLRSRLKDLAYVFTSDTDTEVVAHLIAHELKTESDLLAAVRRAVAQLQGAYAIAVVREADPSRLVVAREGAPLLLGLSGDGFYAASDASALVQVTRRMVYLENGDCAELTREGYRIARVDGTPVERPESESQLSADAIELGNYRHYMQKEIFEQPVALASTLEMLGAARSIQPGIFGAESEELLRGVRQVLIIACGTSYHAGLVARYWLESIAGVACSVEVASEYRYRDSVADPQTLVVTISQSGETADTLAALHYAKSLGMHRTLCICNVPESSLVRENSLRFITRAGPEIGVASTKAFTTQLAALYLLTLVLAKVRDRLDAEQEAGELQAMRHLPMAVSMILELEPQIREWAECFSMKQHALFLGRGRHYPIAMEGALKLKEISYIHAEAYPAGELKHGPLALVDREMPVIAVAPNDALLEKLKSNLQEVRARGGELWVFADADSEMKESDGIHVLHLPEHYGALSALLHVVPLQLLAYHVALVRGTDVDKPRNLAKSVTVE; via the coding sequence ATGTGTGGAATCGTTGCCGCGGTCGCCGACCGCAACATCGTTCCCGTCCTGCTCGAGGGCCTGCGCAGGCTCGAGTACCGCGGCTACGACTCGGCGGGTCTCGCCCTGATCGACGACAGCGGCCTGCGCCGCCTTCGCGCCGTCGGCCGGGTTGCCGAATTGACGGCGCAGGTCGATGAGACGCACGCCGCGGGCAACACCGGCATCGCACACACGCGCTGGGCGACGCACGGCGTGCCGTGCGAACGAAACGCCCATCCGCACATCTCCGGTGGGTTGGCCGTCGTCCACAACGGGATCATCGAGAACCACGAGTCGCTGCGCAGTCGCCTCAAGGACCTCGCCTATGTCTTCACTTCCGACACCGACACCGAAGTCGTCGCTCATCTGATTGCCCATGAGTTGAAGACCGAGAGCGACCTCCTCGCTGCCGTTCGGCGGGCCGTTGCGCAACTGCAGGGTGCCTACGCGATCGCCGTCGTCCGTGAAGCGGATCCGAGCCGGCTGGTCGTCGCGCGTGAAGGCGCGCCACTCCTTCTCGGTTTGAGTGGCGACGGGTTCTACGCCGCCTCCGATGCTTCGGCGCTGGTACAGGTCACGCGCCGGATGGTGTACCTCGAGAACGGCGACTGTGCCGAACTGACCCGCGAAGGCTACCGCATTGCCCGCGTCGACGGTACGCCCGTGGAGCGGCCGGAAAGCGAATCGCAGTTGTCGGCCGATGCGATCGAACTGGGCAACTACCGGCACTACATGCAGAAGGAGATCTTCGAGCAGCCGGTGGCACTGGCGAGCACCCTCGAAATGCTCGGCGCCGCGCGCAGCATCCAGCCGGGTATCTTCGGCGCCGAGAGTGAGGAACTGCTCCGCGGCGTGCGGCAGGTGCTGATCATCGCCTGCGGTACCAGTTACCATGCCGGTCTCGTGGCGCGCTACTGGCTCGAGTCGATTGCCGGTGTCGCCTGCTCGGTCGAAGTGGCGAGCGAGTACCGCTATCGCGACTCGGTCGCCGATCCGCAGACCCTCGTCGTCACCATTTCCCAATCGGGTGAGACCGCCGACACTCTGGCGGCATTGCACTACGCCAAGTCGCTCGGCATGCACCGCACCCTGTGCATCTGCAATGTTCCCGAATCGTCGCTGGTGCGCGAGAACAGCCTGCGTTTCATCACCCGCGCCGGTCCGGAGATCGGCGTGGCGTCGACCAAGGCCTTCACCACCCAGCTCGCCGCTCTTTATCTGCTGACGCTGGTCCTCGCCAAGGTCCGCGACCGGCTCGACGCCGAGCAGGAGGCTGGCGAACTGCAGGCCATGCGACACCTGCCGATGGCGGTCAGCATGATCCTCGAACTGGAGCCGCAGATTCGCGAGTGGGCAGAGTGTTTTTCGATGAAGCAGCATGCCCTGTTCCTCGGCCGCGGCCGGCATTATCCGATCGCCATGGAGGGCGCGCTCAAGCTGAAGGAGATCTCGTACATCCATGCCGAGGCCTACCCGGCCGGCGAGCTGAAGCATGGTCCGCTGGCGCTGGTCGATCGCGAGATGCCGGTGATTGCCGTGGCGCCCAACGACGCCCTGCTGGAGAAGCTCAAGTCGAACCTGCAGGAAGTGCGTGCGCGCGGTGGCGAACTCTGGGTCTTTGCCGATGCCGACAGCGAGATGAAGGAGTCGGACGGGATTCACGTGCTGCACCTGCCGGAGCATTACGGTGCCCTGTCGGCGCTGCTGCACGTCGTGCCGCTGCAGTTGCTGGCCTATCATGTCGCGCTGGTGCGCGGCACGGACGTGGACAAACCGCGCAACCTGGCGAAGTCGGTGACCGTCGAGTGA